Proteins from a single region of Pseudopedobacter saltans DSM 12145:
- a CDS encoding ABC transporter ATP-binding protein has protein sequence MKTYFRLLAFAKPIEKFAIPYVICTLFAVVFGTLNFALIIPLLNTLFDESKIIEKAVMPEFSLSFNYFKDLFFYYFDKAILEQGRLGALQFVCIVIIASNLLANFFKYFSQRIMENLRIHTLLKLRKNVFDNVMNLHVGYFSNERKGDIISKIASDVQVVQFSVTATLQVVFKEPLQLIAFIVALLMISVKLTLFSLLVIPVSGLVIARIVKSLKKQAKDSAETYGMMISYLDEALSSIKIIKAFNAIPFVIGRFDQQNEKYSAIGRSMSRRQQMSSPVSEFLGICTVSGILLYGGNLIFNQNSELAPADFIAYIAIFSQVMRPAKALTDSFSNIHSGLAAGERVLELIDTKPEVVNRSDAKEAQPFEKNISFKNVSFGYSDRKVLDNLTFEIEKGKTVALVGPSGGGKSTISDLIPRFYDVNEGAILFDGVDIRDLKMESFRSQMGIVSQESILFNDTIFNNIAFGVENVTLEQVEAAAKIANAHNFIMATEKGYETNIGDRGMKLSGGQKQRLNIARAVLRNPAILILDEATSALDTESEKLVQEAINNLMKNRTSLIIAHRLSTIQNADKILVLEAGKIVEEGSHSELTERNGLYKKLIDMQTFND, from the coding sequence ATGAAAACATACTTTAGATTACTAGCATTTGCAAAACCTATAGAGAAATTCGCAATACCATATGTAATATGCACTCTTTTCGCAGTTGTATTTGGAACGTTAAATTTTGCATTGATTATCCCTCTTTTAAATACCCTATTTGATGAAAGTAAGATTATTGAGAAAGCTGTGATGCCCGAGTTCTCACTCTCTTTCAATTATTTCAAAGACTTATTTTTCTATTATTTTGATAAGGCAATTCTTGAACAAGGAAGATTAGGCGCATTACAATTTGTATGTATCGTTATTATTGCTTCCAATTTATTGGCAAACTTCTTTAAGTATTTTTCTCAACGCATTATGGAAAACCTACGCATCCATACACTTTTAAAGCTGAGAAAAAATGTTTTTGATAATGTCATGAATTTACACGTTGGCTATTTTAGTAACGAGCGTAAAGGGGATATTATCTCTAAAATTGCATCAGACGTACAGGTAGTCCAATTCTCAGTTACTGCGACATTACAGGTAGTATTTAAAGAACCTTTGCAACTGATTGCTTTTATCGTGGCTCTTTTGATGATATCAGTTAAACTCACCTTGTTTTCTTTGCTGGTTATTCCCGTATCCGGTCTTGTTATAGCTAGAATTGTAAAGTCATTAAAAAAACAAGCAAAAGACTCTGCAGAAACTTACGGCATGATGATTTCTTACTTAGACGAAGCGTTGTCAAGTATAAAGATCATCAAAGCCTTTAATGCAATTCCGTTTGTAATAGGACGATTTGATCAGCAAAATGAAAAATACAGCGCCATTGGCCGATCCATGTCAAGAAGGCAACAAATGTCTTCCCCTGTATCTGAATTCCTGGGAATTTGTACAGTATCAGGCATCTTATTGTATGGAGGTAACTTAATTTTTAATCAAAATTCCGAACTGGCTCCTGCTGACTTTATTGCCTATATAGCTATATTCTCTCAAGTAATGCGTCCAGCCAAAGCTTTAACAGACTCTTTTAGCAACATACACTCTGGGTTGGCGGCAGGCGAACGTGTGCTTGAATTGATAGACACTAAACCGGAGGTTGTAAACAGGTCGGATGCTAAGGAAGCTCAACCATTTGAAAAAAATATCTCTTTCAAAAATGTATCCTTTGGTTATAGCGACAGAAAAGTTCTCGACAACCTCACTTTTGAAATTGAAAAGGGAAAAACCGTTGCTTTAGTAGGCCCATCAGGAGGGGGTAAGAGTACAATTTCTGATTTAATTCCCAGATTCTATGATGTAAATGAAGGAGCAATCTTATTTGACGGAGTAGATATAAGAGATTTAAAAATGGAATCTTTCCGTTCTCAAATGGGAATTGTTAGTCAGGAATCTATTTTATTTAACGATACTATTTTCAATAATATAGCATTTGGCGTAGAGAATGTTACGCTTGAACAAGTGGAAGCTGCAGCGAAAATAGCGAATGCCCATAATTTTATTATGGCTACCGAAAAGGGTTATGAAACCAATATCGGCGATAGAGGAATGAAACTTTCTGGAGGACAAAAGCAGCGTTTGAATATTGCCAGGGCGGTTTTAAGAAATCCAGCCATACTAATCCTGGATGAGGCAACTTCTGCGTTGGACACAGAATCTGAAAAACTGGTTCAGGAAGCTATTAATAATTTAATGAAAAACAGAACTTCATTAATTATCGCTCATAGATTGAGTACGATTCAAAATGCCGATAAAATTTTAGTTTTAGAAGCCGGGAAAATCGTGGAGGAAGGATCACACTCTGAATTGACTGAACGTAACGGGCTTTACAAAAAGCTGATTGATATGCAGACTTTTAATGATTAA
- a CDS encoding glycosyltransferase family 61 protein: MKDKKFIDVPPNPLMNYSGAIKRYFMAKMRRMYRRDKFELLKPLVKAITSNWFIKRELIDFQSYRKRGSDNVEILYEDEINLKFSSVNFFEESVDNYIYELKNHYVYGVILKNVMVIGCSDLILLDEQYALYDLKFLDDDGAFDYTDYAIKLLKNDVCVLEANWAEFSINEGILLTANYSINYYHFLLEIIAKFEMISKMNIDKSIPIIVDKACLEIPQYRELLSYFNRDNRAIISIDKEVIYKVSFLYQISRPNIIPPNYKNIKDIQIKHNLFSAHSLNYIRGTLLKLPEIKNTPKRVFLSRKNASGRRVYNEEAVYTVLRKYDFSIIYPEEYSIVEQVSIFKNAELIVGATGAAFTNLIFCSNSCKVICLTNFNVNISIFCTIAKLFNIELVYLYDKKLVLKGDSDLHSAFQIDTNKLKEALQYIIGSK, encoded by the coding sequence ATGAAGGATAAAAAGTTCATAGATGTACCTCCAAATCCTCTGATGAACTATTCAGGAGCGATAAAAAGATACTTTATGGCAAAAATGAGGAGAATGTATCGGAGAGACAAATTTGAATTATTGAAGCCATTAGTGAAAGCGATTACATCAAACTGGTTTATTAAACGAGAGCTTATTGATTTTCAGTCTTACAGAAAAAGAGGTTCAGATAATGTTGAAATTTTATATGAAGATGAAATCAATTTAAAGTTCTCGTCAGTAAATTTTTTTGAAGAATCTGTAGATAATTACATTTATGAACTTAAAAACCATTATGTATATGGAGTTATATTAAAGAATGTAATGGTTATAGGCTGTTCAGACCTAATTTTATTGGACGAACAATATGCTTTATATGATTTGAAATTTTTAGATGATGATGGAGCATTTGATTATACAGATTATGCAATAAAACTTTTAAAAAATGACGTATGTGTGCTTGAGGCTAATTGGGCTGAATTTTCTATCAATGAAGGAATATTATTGACTGCTAATTATTCCATTAATTACTATCATTTTTTATTAGAAATCATTGCAAAATTTGAAATGATTTCTAAAATGAATATAGATAAGTCTATACCGATTATTGTAGATAAAGCTTGTCTTGAAATACCACAATATCGAGAACTCCTTTCTTATTTCAATAGAGACAATCGGGCAATAATTTCGATAGACAAAGAGGTTATATACAAGGTTTCTTTTCTATATCAAATATCTCGTCCAAATATCATTCCACCCAACTATAAAAATATAAAAGATATACAAATAAAACACAATCTGTTTAGTGCACATTCATTAAATTATATTCGAGGCACCCTGCTGAAATTACCTGAGATAAAAAACACACCTAAAAGAGTATTTCTTTCCAGAAAGAACGCAAGTGGACGACGGGTGTATAATGAAGAAGCGGTGTATACAGTTCTTAGAAAATACGATTTTTCTATAATTTACCCTGAAGAGTACTCTATAGTGGAGCAGGTATCGATATTTAAAAATGCAGAGCTAATTGTTGGAGCAACGGGTGCCGCTTTCACAAACCTAATATTCTGTAGTAACAGCTGTAAAGTGATTTGCTTGACTAATTTTAACGTTAATATCTCGATATTTTGCACAATAGCAAAGCTTTTTAATATAGAGTTGGTTTACCTTTATGATAAAAAGTTGGTTTTGAAAGGAGATTCAGATTTGCATTCGGCTTTTCAAATCGACACAAATAAACTAAAAGAGGCTTTACAGTATATTATAGGTAGTAAATAA
- a CDS encoding sugar 3,4-ketoisomerase yields MKSSIFNCNVLELPKIHNRAGNITPVHGNNDIPFPVERVYYLYDVPGGETRGGHAHKKLHQLIVAASGSFDVTLDDGKNKKTVTLNRPNYGLYVCPGIWRDLSNFSSGAVLLVLASAKYDENDYLREYKSFLEFVNGL; encoded by the coding sequence ATGAAATCATCCATATTTAATTGTAATGTATTGGAGTTGCCTAAAATTCACAATAGGGCAGGAAACATAACGCCAGTACATGGAAATAACGATATTCCCTTTCCTGTCGAGCGCGTTTATTATTTATATGATGTTCCCGGGGGAGAAACGAGAGGAGGTCATGCGCACAAAAAGTTACATCAATTGATTGTAGCAGCTAGTGGCAGCTTTGATGTTACTTTGGATGATGGGAAGAATAAAAAAACCGTCACATTAAATCGTCCTAATTATGGACTATATGTTTGCCCGGGCATTTGGAGAGATTTGAGTAATTTTTCATCTGGAGCAGTTTTGTTGGTATTGGCATCTGCAAAATACGATGAAAATGATTATTTGAGAGAATATAAAAGCTTTTTAGAATTTGTAAATGGACTATAA
- a CDS encoding glycosyltransferase family 4 protein, with protein MTKKILFVTPYFGRSGSEMQLLYLLKNLDVKKYQIFLYTRDNGELLSLLPPHIKRFVGYKKHNNFLLRIFRLLLYCIGINPTEYQLKRLNKRIKPDLWYINTVVNRDAYNIAQKLGVRFIAHIHEMTFSYSFIKKRTLETIIDRAEICVGCSEMVCEKLRDMGHEKVRLLNGFVDKSLINIDQNKTLDLKKNLGISDEDFVWIISGAGSLVKGIDLVIPLIKKLKKNHKIIWVGGINNNGTAYYAQRAVKKNFKDRIFFVGNQSDDYYNYFNIGKGFLSLSREDSYPLVMIEAAHLGMPMVGFRSGGINEFVSSPKLGYLSYINDFEDLAKNMHRIEEEYVSIDRAYIQSYANLFNAKTQTKLLESILDEMS; from the coding sequence ATGACTAAAAAAATTCTTTTTGTTACACCTTATTTTGGAAGAAGTGGTTCAGAAATGCAGTTGTTATATCTTCTTAAAAATCTAGATGTAAAAAAGTATCAAATATTCCTCTATACACGTGATAATGGAGAGTTATTATCTCTTTTGCCTCCTCATATAAAAAGATTTGTAGGTTACAAAAAACACAATAATTTTTTATTAAGAATATTTAGATTATTGCTTTATTGTATAGGAATCAACCCAACCGAATATCAATTAAAAAGACTTAATAAGAGAATAAAGCCGGATTTGTGGTACATTAATACTGTTGTAAATAGAGACGCTTATAACATAGCCCAAAAATTGGGAGTGAGATTTATAGCTCATATTCATGAAATGACCTTTTCGTATAGTTTTATAAAAAAAAGAACATTAGAAACTATTATAGATAGAGCGGAAATTTGTGTCGGTTGTTCTGAAATGGTTTGCGAAAAACTAAGAGATATGGGACATGAAAAAGTTCGTCTTTTAAATGGTTTTGTAGACAAAAGCTTGATAAACATTGATCAGAATAAAACCTTGGATTTAAAGAAGAATCTAGGCATTTCTGACGAAGATTTTGTATGGATAATTTCTGGTGCTGGAAGTTTGGTAAAAGGAATAGATTTAGTAATTCCGTTGATAAAGAAGTTAAAAAAGAACCACAAGATTATATGGGTTGGAGGAATCAATAATAATGGGACGGCTTATTATGCGCAAAGAGCTGTAAAGAAGAATTTTAAAGACAGGATCTTTTTTGTTGGTAATCAGTCAGATGATTATTATAATTATTTCAATATTGGGAAAGGTTTTCTTTCTTTATCAAGAGAAGATTCATATCCATTAGTTATGATAGAAGCAGCTCATTTGGGAATGCCAATGGTAGGTTTTAGATCGGGAGGGATTAATGAGTTTGTTTCGTCTCCAAAACTGGGATACTTAAGTTATATAAACGATTTTGAAGATTTGGCAAAAAACATGCATAGGATTGAAGAAGAGTATGTCTCAATAGACAGAGCTTATATTCAGTCCTATGCAAATCTTTTCAATGCGAAAACTCAAACAAAATTGTTAGAATCGATTTTAGATGAAATGAGTTAA
- a CDS encoding acyltransferase, whose translation MDYKIHQLAQVNTVDIGEGSSIWQFCVVLAGAKIGKNVNICSHCFVENNVVIGNDVTVKSGVQIWDGIIIENKVFIGPNVTFTNDLYPRSKNLDWIEVRTLIKKNASIGANATILAGVEIGEYSMIGAGSVVTKNIPPYTLWYGNPAVQKGYVTKEGEILTMDLKSTKTGERYRLINKELVKI comes from the coding sequence ATGGACTATAAAATACACCAATTGGCACAGGTAAATACAGTTGATATAGGAGAAGGATCATCTATATGGCAATTTTGTGTGGTTTTGGCCGGTGCAAAAATTGGAAAGAATGTTAATATTTGTTCACATTGTTTTGTAGAAAATAACGTGGTAATTGGTAACGATGTAACTGTAAAATCAGGTGTTCAGATTTGGGACGGTATAATTATAGAAAATAAGGTTTTTATAGGTCCAAATGTGACATTTACCAATGATTTATACCCTCGTTCAAAAAATTTGGATTGGATAGAAGTAAGAACATTAATTAAAAAAAATGCTTCAATTGGAGCGAATGCAACAATATTGGCTGGTGTGGAAATCGGAGAATACAGTATGATAGGAGCAGGAAGTGTCGTTACAAAAAATATACCTCCATACACACTTTGGTATGGAAATCCAGCGGTTCAAAAAGGCTATGTTACCAAAGAGGGTGAAATTTTGACCATGGATTTAAAAAGCACTAAAACAGGCGAGAGATATCGCCTTATTAATAAAGAACTAGTAAAAATTTGA
- a CDS encoding glycosyltransferase, with product MKENPLVSVIIPCFNHERFIRESILSVLNQEYRSIELIVIDDGSSDQSVDLIEKLKKERDFTFISQKNRGISNVLNKGISIAKGEYISFLASDDYWLPNKVSIQIAFFKDHPEFKMIFSNAYIVDDESNIIGEFQNSFPIQKAVSFKEIALGKKTIPALTVMVDREVFLNIGGFDENLIIEDWDMWLRISNSYLIAGISDVLACYRKHGSNISLVRLEDMTRTRFHILNKWESKIDKRLFNKISRNLEILAMDELENSGVLKEYIKPTFEKMLNSKYRRLFVKYYRTQK from the coding sequence ATGAAAGAAAACCCATTAGTTTCTGTTATAATCCCATGCTTTAATCATGAAAGGTTTATCAGGGAAAGTATACTTAGTGTACTTAATCAGGAGTATAGAAGCATAGAGCTAATTGTAATTGATGATGGGTCTAGTGATCAAAGTGTCGATTTAATTGAAAAACTTAAAAAAGAGAGAGACTTTACATTTATATCCCAAAAAAATAGAGGGATATCGAATGTGTTGAATAAAGGGATTTCTATTGCTAAAGGAGAATATATATCTTTTCTTGCTTCTGATGATTATTGGTTGCCAAATAAAGTCTCGATCCAAATAGCTTTCTTTAAAGACCATCCTGAGTTTAAAATGATTTTCTCTAATGCTTATATTGTAGATGATGAATCTAATATTATAGGGGAATTCCAAAATAGTTTTCCAATACAAAAAGCTGTTAGCTTTAAAGAGATAGCATTAGGTAAAAAGACGATACCTGCGTTGACGGTTATGGTGGATAGAGAAGTGTTTCTCAATATAGGGGGGTTTGATGAAAATCTGATAATAGAAGATTGGGACATGTGGTTAAGAATCTCTAACAGTTATTTAATTGCTGGAATAAGTGATGTTTTAGCTTGTTATAGAAAACATGGTTCAAACATATCCTTAGTGAGGTTAGAAGATATGACACGAACAAGGTTTCATATATTGAACAAATGGGAAAGTAAGATAGATAAAAGGTTATTCAATAAAATATCTAGAAATTTAGAGATACTAGCCATGGATGAATTAGAAAATAGTGGAGTATTGAAAGAATATATAAAACCAACGTTTGAGAAGATGTTAAACTCTAAATATAGAAGATTATTTGTCAAATATTATCGAACTCAAAAATGA
- a CDS encoding sugar 3,4-ketoisomerase, whose product MYEKPVVISLPKILDDRGNLSFVETLTHVPFDIKRTYWIYDVPGGEIRGGHSYKENQELIIALSGSFAVVVNDGFHTEEFLLNRSYSGLYIPKGIWRHMENFSTNAFALILSSTEYDEKDYERDIDQFLLSKNEIIHI is encoded by the coding sequence ATGTATGAAAAGCCTGTAGTTATATCACTTCCTAAAATTTTAGATGACAGAGGTAATCTCTCTTTTGTTGAAACGTTAACTCATGTACCTTTTGATATTAAACGAACATACTGGATTTATGATGTTCCCGGTGGAGAAATTAGAGGAGGACACAGTTATAAGGAAAATCAGGAATTGATTATAGCTCTTTCAGGTAGTTTTGCTGTTGTTGTAAATGACGGTTTTCATACAGAGGAGTTCTTACTAAATAGATCATACAGTGGGTTATATATCCCCAAAGGTATCTGGAGGCATATGGAAAATTTTTCTACTAATGCATTTGCCTTGATTCTTTCATCAACAGAATATGACGAAAAGGATTATGAAAGAGATATCGATCAATTTTTATTGTCAAAAAATGAAATCATCCATATTTAA
- a CDS encoding DegT/DnrJ/EryC1/StrS family aminotransferase: protein MIKFLDLQKINAQYTIELQNAFSRVLNSGWYIQGEEVFQFEQKFAHYCGTKHCIGVANGLDALILIIRAYKELGVMTDGDEIIVPANTYIASILAISANGLIPVLVEPDLSSYNIDPSLIEKKITPKTRAIMAVHLYGNMADMLSINSIASKYNLKVIEDAAQAHGAEIGGKKAGSWSSASGFSFYPGKNLGALGDGGAVTTDDDELNSVIRSLGNYGSHQKYHNDFQGINSRLDELQAALLSVKLKFLDQEIAARRNVANQYLMRINNPEIILPKLDKDEHHVWHLFVVRVNERLNFQRYLSTNKIQTVVHYPIPPHKQKAYSSLNTLNLPITEKIHQQVVSLPISPVLTNEEVDTIIDIVNKYEG, encoded by the coding sequence ATGATTAAGTTTCTAGACTTACAAAAAATAAATGCGCAGTATACTATCGAATTACAAAATGCTTTTTCGAGGGTTTTAAATTCCGGGTGGTATATTCAAGGGGAAGAGGTGTTCCAATTTGAACAAAAATTTGCACATTATTGTGGCACAAAGCATTGTATAGGTGTGGCTAATGGATTAGATGCCCTTATTTTAATAATAAGAGCATATAAAGAATTAGGTGTAATGACTGATGGAGACGAAATTATTGTCCCTGCAAACACTTATATTGCCAGTATATTGGCTATTTCTGCTAATGGTTTAATTCCTGTGTTGGTAGAACCAGACTTGTCTTCTTATAATATAGATCCTTCATTAATAGAAAAAAAAATAACGCCTAAAACAAGGGCTATTATGGCTGTTCATCTTTATGGTAACATGGCTGATATGTTATCTATTAACAGCATTGCATCAAAATATAATTTGAAAGTGATAGAAGATGCAGCCCAGGCACATGGTGCAGAAATAGGAGGTAAAAAAGCAGGAAGTTGGAGTTCTGCTTCAGGCTTTAGTTTTTATCCGGGGAAAAATTTAGGCGCACTGGGAGATGGAGGAGCTGTTACCACAGATGATGACGAATTAAATTCCGTTATCCGTTCTTTGGGAAATTATGGTTCTCATCAGAAGTACCATAATGATTTTCAGGGCATAAATAGTAGGTTAGATGAATTACAGGCCGCTTTATTAAGTGTTAAGTTAAAATTCTTAGATCAGGAAATAGCTGCAAGACGTAATGTTGCTAATCAGTATTTAATGCGGATAAATAATCCTGAAATAATTCTTCCAAAATTAGATAAAGATGAACATCATGTATGGCATTTGTTTGTTGTACGTGTCAATGAAAGATTGAATTTTCAACGATATTTAAGTACTAATAAAATACAGACGGTTGTCCATTATCCAATTCCCCCCCATAAGCAAAAGGCATATTCTTCGCTTAATACCTTGAATCTTCCGATAACGGAAAAAATTCATCAGCAAGTTGTTAGCTTGCCCATCAGTCCAGTTTTAACAAATGAAGAGGTAGATACAATTATTGATATCGTGAATAAGTATGAAGGATAA
- a CDS encoding alpha-1,2-fucosyltransferase, with amino-acid sequence MIFVTGYGQMCNNILQFGHFFAYAKRNGLKTVGLRFCYKYTFFKISNEKGYNWPTYLYAKYGAKIGLIKSVDFDESFEGTNVDSLQLDKQTVLAKGWYFRDYQGFLNYRNELKALFDFKEHIKKPVEQFFSTLSKDTIKVGLHIRRGDYKTWHQGKYFFSDEEYGQIVNSFAKSLDKPVELIIVSNDPKLNSKSFENLTSCKVSMLNGNPAEDLYLLSKCDYIIGPPSTFSLMAAFYEDRPLYWIFDKEKQLLAENFDKFENLFRHII; translated from the coding sequence ATGATATTTGTAACCGGATATGGCCAGATGTGTAACAACATCCTTCAATTTGGGCATTTCTTTGCTTATGCAAAAAGAAATGGTTTAAAAACGGTTGGCTTACGTTTTTGCTACAAATACACTTTTTTCAAGATTAGTAACGAAAAAGGCTATAATTGGCCGACCTATCTTTATGCAAAATATGGGGCAAAAATAGGACTTATAAAGTCTGTTGATTTTGACGAATCATTCGAAGGTACAAATGTAGATTCTCTTCAATTAGACAAACAAACCGTGTTAGCCAAAGGCTGGTATTTTAGAGACTACCAGGGATTTCTTAATTACCGTAATGAGCTTAAAGCACTTTTCGACTTTAAAGAGCATATTAAGAAACCGGTAGAACAGTTTTTTTCAACGTTATCAAAAGACACCATCAAAGTAGGCCTGCATATAAGACGTGGTGATTATAAGACCTGGCACCAGGGTAAATACTTTTTTAGCGACGAAGAATACGGTCAAATCGTAAATTCTTTTGCTAAAAGTTTAGATAAACCGGTAGAATTAATTATTGTTAGCAATGATCCCAAACTAAACAGCAAAAGTTTTGAAAATTTAACATCCTGTAAAGTATCAATGTTAAATGGCAATCCTGCCGAAGATCTTTACCTTCTTTCTAAATGTGATTATATTATTGGCCCTCCCAGCACTTTTTCTTTAATGGCAGCTTTTTACGAAGACCGCCCTTTATATTGGATATTTGATAAAGAAAAACAGCTTTTAGCAGAAAACTTTGACAAGTTCGAGAATCTGTTTCGACACATTATTTAA
- a CDS encoding LTA synthase family protein, with amino-acid sequence MLNNSFRSNEYAVLFYRIFLVFLFYQISRILFYSFNSSIIQLEGIGELLKLCWYGTAFDTTAILYINSLFILLSILPFTINTKPGYQKGIRTFYFITNLFFLATNFVDFAYYKFSQTRSNKSTLDLLKNESNGFSLLSHFLTEYWLILAIFIVLTFAWVYLYNLIKVKPKASFKPVIYFTSSVAGLLIIATLAVGGIRGDFKHSTRPINMVDAYRHVTIPNHGDVVLNTPFSIFRTWNIRKYEIKNWVSDEYITKRIKPIKFYENNSVQEKPNIVIFILESFGREYWGCMNENANIPNYQSYTPFLDSLSQSSLIFTNAYANGRQSIHGMSSVLAGIPSFQDAFTSSPYAKQEIQSIVSICDSLGYNTSFFHGAANGSMGFLGFSNILGYKNYLGKTEYNNDTDYDGIWGIWDEPFFQFMGKTLSAEKAPFMATVFSVSSHDPFKIPSQYKDKFKEGAIPIHKCVKYSDYSIKRFMEYAKMQPWYNNTIFVFTADHTNQNYYEEYNNTINRFAVPIMFFSPNEKYGLKGVREDLAQQIDIYPTLIDLIGYNKPIRSWGRSLTANLPDETPRAINSPGNVYQFIQDNYIYIFDGTNFTGVYDIKDKILEHNLIKESNETISAGMKDCKAFIQDYMYRITQRKLN; translated from the coding sequence ATGTTAAACAATTCTTTCAGATCAAACGAGTACGCAGTTTTATTTTATAGGATTTTCCTTGTTTTTCTTTTTTATCAGATAAGCAGGATACTGTTCTATAGCTTCAACTCCTCGATCATCCAGCTTGAAGGCATAGGAGAATTACTTAAATTATGTTGGTACGGAACGGCTTTTGATACAACGGCCATTTTATACATTAATAGCCTATTTATCTTATTAAGTATCTTACCTTTTACTATTAATACAAAGCCTGGTTATCAAAAGGGTATAAGAACGTTTTATTTTATAACAAACCTGTTTTTCCTGGCAACGAATTTTGTTGATTTCGCTTATTATAAATTTAGCCAAACCAGATCAAATAAATCTACCCTGGATTTATTAAAAAACGAATCTAATGGTTTCTCGCTCCTTTCTCATTTTTTAACGGAATATTGGTTAATACTCGCCATTTTTATTGTTCTGACCTTTGCATGGGTTTATCTGTATAATTTAATTAAGGTAAAACCTAAAGCCTCATTTAAGCCGGTTATTTATTTTACATCGTCTGTAGCGGGATTATTGATTATTGCTACATTGGCCGTAGGAGGGATTAGAGGCGATTTCAAACACAGCACCAGACCAATCAATATGGTTGATGCTTATAGACATGTAACAATCCCTAATCATGGCGATGTTGTATTAAACACACCTTTTTCGATTTTCAGGACCTGGAACATTAGAAAATATGAGATAAAAAATTGGGTTTCCGATGAGTATATCACCAAGCGTATTAAGCCGATAAAATTTTACGAAAACAATTCCGTTCAGGAAAAGCCTAATATTGTTATTTTCATTCTCGAAAGCTTTGGCAGAGAATATTGGGGGTGTATGAATGAAAACGCCAACATTCCAAATTATCAATCTTATACACCTTTTTTAGATTCTTTAAGTCAATCCAGCCTGATTTTCACCAACGCATACGCCAATGGCAGACAATCTATCCATGGTATGTCTTCGGTCCTGGCTGGTATTCCGTCTTTTCAAGACGCTTTTACTTCATCTCCTTACGCAAAACAAGAAATTCAATCAATTGTATCCATATGTGATTCTTTAGGATATAATACTTCTTTTTTTCATGGAGCTGCAAACGGATCAATGGGTTTTTTGGGCTTTTCTAATATCCTGGGCTATAAAAATTATTTAGGAAAAACAGAATACAATAACGACACAGATTATGATGGAATTTGGGGTATCTGGGACGAACCATTTTTTCAATTTATGGGTAAAACCTTATCAGCAGAAAAAGCACCTTTTATGGCAACAGTTTTTTCCGTTTCATCTCATGACCCTTTTAAGATTCCTTCACAGTATAAGGATAAATTTAAAGAAGGAGCCATTCCTATTCATAAATGTGTCAAATACTCGGACTATTCTATTAAGCGATTTATGGAATATGCTAAAATGCAGCCGTGGTATAACAACACCATTTTTGTTTTTACTGCGGATCACACCAACCAAAATTATTACGAAGAATACAACAATACCATAAACAGATTCGCTGTACCTATTATGTTCTTTAGTCCGAATGAAAAATATGGATTAAAGGGCGTTCGGGAAGATTTAGCACAACAGATAGATATCTATCCGACGTTAATTGATCTAATTGGATACAATAAACCTATTAGATCGTGGGGAAGAAGTCTTACTGCAAACCTGCCTGATGAAACGCCCCGGGCAATTAATTCTCCAGGAAATGTTTATCAATTTATTCAGGACAATTATATTTACATTTTTGATGGGACCAATTTTACAGGTGTCTATGATATTAAAGACAAAATTTTGGAACATAATCTCATCAAAGAAAGCAACGAAACTATTTCTGCCGGAATGAAAGATTGTAAAGCTTTCATTCAAGATTATATGTATAGAATAACGCAAAGAAAACTGAACTGA